Proteins found in one Salvia splendens isolate huo1 chromosome 10, SspV2, whole genome shotgun sequence genomic segment:
- the LOC121752122 gene encoding actin-related protein 2/3 complex subunit 3: MVYHSSFVDVEDISKACGCPLLPLKSHIKGPAPVSEQDSTDIVDEAITFFRANVFFRNFDIKSPADKLLIYLTFYINLALKRLEGCRTLAEGTKAIINLGLEKVPVPGEHGFPFPGLFSQPQSEEEAELFRNYLKQIREETSGRLLSVAYRSNGTPNKWWLAFAKRKFMNIITP, from the exons ATG GTATACCACTCCAGTTTCGTTGACGTTGAAGACATTTCTAAAGCATGTGGTTGCCCTCTACTTCCCCTAAAAAGCCACATTAAAGGACCAGCTCCAGTCTCAGAACAAG ATAGCACTGATATTGTGGATGAGGCGATTACATTCTTTCGTGCCAATGTCTTTTTCAGAAACTTTGACATTAAGAGTCCAGCTGATAAGCTTCTTATCTACTTAACATTCTACATAAATCTTGCTCTGAAGAGGCTAGAAGGCTGCCGGACATTGGCTGAAGGAACTAAAGCAATTATCAATCTTGGACTGGAAAAGGTCCCTGTGCCCGGGGAGCATGGATTCCCATTTCCAGGACTATTTTCACAGCCACAGTCTGAAGAAGAAGCAG AGCTCTTCAGAAATTACTTGAAGCAGATACGCGAAGAAACAAGTGGAAGATTATTGAGTGTGGCGTATCGATCCAATGGAACTCCGAACAAATGGTGGTTGGCATTTGCCAAAAGGAAGTTCATGAATATCATCACACCATGA
- the LOC121752090 gene encoding monogalactosyldiacylglycerol synthase 2, chloroplastic-like: protein MMVKADSTKDSNAINKVFEKVGVYGFGGATKYKRLKHTAKDDEEDVNMELEQIGAERTKNALILMSDTGGGHRASAESIRDAFQLEFSDEYRIYVKDVWKEYTGWPLNDMEGQYKFMVKHVQLWKFAFHGTSPRWIHSVYIAAIAAFYAKEVEAGLMEYKPDIIISVHPLMQHIPLWVLKWQGLQKKVIFVTVITDLSTCHRTWFHPLVDRLYCPSEAVAKRALLDGLDQSQTRVYGLPIRPSFCRAILSKDDLRVELEMDPLLPAVLLMGGGEGMGPVKKTALALGESLFDKEHERPIGQLIIICGRNQELAATLQSTEWKIPVKVRGFEKQMQKWMGACDCIITKAGPGTIAEALIRGLPIVLNDYIPGQEKGNVPYVVDNGAGVFTRKPKETARIVAEWFSTKKDELMKMSENALRLAQPNAVFDIVRDIHELACERSPISNAPYMLTSSFSSLI from the exons ATGATGGTGAAGGCGGATTCAACGAAGGATTCGAATGCCATAAACAAGGTTTTCGAAAAAGTTGGGGTGTACGGATTTGGGGGAGCCACCAAATACAAAAGGCTCAAACACACCGCAAaagatgatgaagaagatgtAAACATGGAGCTCGAGCAGATTGGCGCCGAGAGGACCAAGAATGCCCTCATTCTCATGAGCGATACCGGCGGCGGCCACCGTGCCTCCGCCGAGTCCATCAGGGACGCCTTCCAGCTCGAATTCAGCGATGAGTACAGA ATATACGTGAAAGATGTGTGGAAGGAGTATACTGGGTGGCCACTAAATGATATGGAGGGGCAGTACAAGTTCATGGTCAAACACGTCCAGCTTTGGAAATTCGCATTCCATGGAACTTCTCCGAGATGGATACACTCCGTCTATATTGCAGCTATTGCTGCCTTCTATGCCAA GGAGGTAGAGGCAGGCCTAATGGAGTACAAACCCGATATCATTATAAGCGTTCACCCGCTCATGCAGCACATCCCTTTATGGGTGCTCAAATGGCAAGGCCTGCAGAAAAAGGTCATCTTTGTAACTGTTATTACTGACCTCAGCACTTGCCACCGTACATG GTTTCATCCATTAGTGGACCGACTGTACTGCCCCTCGGAGGCTGTAGCAAAGAGGGCGTTGCTAGATGGCCTAGACCAATCTCAAACTCGCGTATACGGCTTGCCCATTAGGCCTTCCTTCTGCAGAGCAATTCTATCAAAG GATGATTTGAGAGTCGAGCTTGAGATGGATCCGCTGCTGCCAGCCGTCTTGTTGATGGGAGGCGGAGAGGGGATGGGCCCTGTGAAGAAGACGGCACTTGCTCTTGGAGAGTCACTGTTCGATAAAGAACATGAGAGGCCAATAGGGCAGCTCATAATCATCTGTGGCCGCAATCAAGAACTAGCCGCCACCTTACAGTCTACCGAATGGAAAATTCCAGTCAAG GTTAGAGGATTTGAGAAGCAGATGCAGAAATGGATGGGTGCTTGTGACTGCATTATCACTAAA GCCGGACCGGGCACCATTGCAGAGGCATTGATTCGAGGCCTTCCCATCGTTCTAAACGACTACATTCCCGGACAG GAGAAAGGAAATGTTCCGTATGTAGTTGACAATGGGGCGGGCGTGTTCACTAGGAAGCCCAAGGAAACAGCGAGGATTGTGGCAGAATGGTTCAGCACAAAGAAAGACGAGCTCATGAAAATGTCTGAGAACGCACTGAGGCTCGCGCAGCCAAATGCAGTGTTCGACATTGTTAGAGACATCCACGAGCTGGCTTGCGAGCGCAGCCCTATATCCAACGCCCCATACATGCTGACATCGTCGTTCTCAAGCTTGATATAG